One bacterium genomic window carries:
- the hemB gene encoding porphobilinogen synthase: protein MQYPIYRPRRTRRTQTLRRMVRETRLSPDNFIYPLFVVHGEGVRKEIGAMPGVFQLSVDEIVRECRECWGLGVPAVILFGIPDHKDESGSEGWDPEGSVQKAVRAIKAEIPEMVVITDVCLCEYTSHGHCGLIENGEVLNDPTLELLARTALSHAVAGADIVGPSDMMDGRVAAIRDLLDDEGHSDTIIMSYAVKYASAFYGPFREAAESTPRFGDRRAYQMDPPNAVEAIREAALDVEEGADIIMVKPALPYLDIIASLRDRFDMPLAAYNVSGEYSMVKAGAKMGWIDGERVMMESLISIRRAGAGMILTYFAKEAARLLG from the coding sequence ATGCAATACCCAATCTACAGGCCGCGCAGGACGCGAAGGACTCAGACCCTGCGGCGCATGGTCAGGGAGACGAGGCTTTCCCCGGACAACTTCATCTATCCCCTGTTCGTGGTCCACGGCGAGGGTGTGAGGAAAGAGATCGGCGCCATGCCCGGCGTGTTCCAGCTCTCGGTGGACGAGATCGTCAGGGAGTGCCGCGAGTGCTGGGGCCTGGGCGTCCCTGCCGTCATCCTGTTCGGCATCCCCGATCACAAGGACGAGTCGGGCTCCGAGGGGTGGGATCCGGAAGGCTCCGTCCAGAAGGCGGTGCGGGCCATCAAGGCCGAGATCCCCGAGATGGTGGTCATCACCGACGTGTGTCTTTGCGAGTACACCAGCCACGGCCACTGCGGCCTCATCGAAAACGGTGAGGTGTTAAACGACCCGACCCTGGAACTGCTGGCAAGGACCGCCCTGTCCCACGCCGTGGCCGGGGCCGACATCGTGGGGCCTTCGGACATGATGGACGGCCGGGTTGCGGCCATCCGCGACCTTCTCGACGATGAGGGGCACAGCGACACCATCATCATGTCCTACGCCGTCAAGTATGCGTCGGCATTTTACGGCCCGTTCCGCGAGGCGGCCGAGTCCACCCCCCGGTTCGGCGACCGGCGGGCCTACCAGATGGATCCCCCCAACGCCGTGGAGGCCATCCGCGAGGCGGCCCTGGACGTGGAGGAGGGAGCCGACATCATCATGGTCAAGCCGGCCCTTCCGTACCTGGATATCATCGCCTCCCTGCGTGACCGTTTCGACATGCCCCTTGCCGCCTACAACGTGAGCGGCGAGTACTCCATGGTCAAGGCGGGAGCAAAAATGGGCTGGATCGACGGCGAACGGGTCATGATGGAGTCCCTCATCTCAATCCGCAGGGCCGGCGCAGGCATGATCCTGACCTACTTCGCCAAGGAGGCCGCACGGCTGCTTGGATAG
- the ruvX gene encoding Holliday junction resolvase RuvX — protein MSSAIGQIKGQDMGRVIAIDWGERRVGIALSDETGTIASPHSAIKRAGSLDKVLEEISGLVDSHEVTQVIFGIPLRLDGTRGPEAEGVLEVAEKLRAKVRVPVDTWDERLSTVQAERALIGGDVSRKRRKGLVDQVAASIFLQSYLDSGGSAGDGGAG, from the coding sequence ATGTCTTCAGCCATTGGGCAGATCAAGGGACAGGACATGGGACGAGTCATTGCCATCGACTGGGGTGAACGCCGTGTGGGGATCGCCCTGTCGGACGAGACGGGCACCATCGCCTCTCCCCACTCAGCCATCAAAAGGGCCGGGTCGCTTGACAAGGTCCTGGAGGAGATCTCCGGGCTCGTGGACAGCCACGAGGTGACCCAGGTGATCTTCGGCATCCCCCTGCGCCTGGACGGCACCCGGGGGCCGGAGGCCGAGGGTGTCCTGGAGGTGGCCGAAAAGCTCCGGGCCAAGGTCCGCGTTCCCGTGGACACCTGGGACGAGCGGCTGAGCACCGTTCAGGCCGAACGCGCTCTCATCGGGGGTGACGTTTCCAGGAAGAGGCGAAAGGGGCTTGTCGACCAGGTGGCCGCTTCGATCTTTCTCCAGTCGTACCTGGATTCTGGTGGTAGTGCCGGGGATGGAGGTGCCGGTTGA